From one Culex quinquefasciatus strain JHB chromosome 3, VPISU_Cqui_1.0_pri_paternal, whole genome shotgun sequence genomic stretch:
- the LOC6032206 gene encoding transcriptional regulator ovo isoform X2: MNFTQFSSPFGGALAANQFAAAKFPPNLATANGQVLGLVSGSDGGMQFLRPMDGSAMAAATAFQQQQQAAAAAAGFSQTTPAYITLPITMPGAKPGDAQQTVQIQVLNPNPMPAPTQQAATPKFQMGQMQIPIQGFQQGTTVLTVAYSPQEEELMQNHNLPEGMTIVAALQPQDLQLIAQAQNTSLLQQHQQQQQQQQQHQHQQQLQNHEQTIKVEGDLPPALRQIKQEAGWSHIPNLAATQAFGTDIAEFLQQRGQSLNVQPFLKLSNLNNNNNNGSSDHHVPLAHGDHLIGGSIPNTPGSTFIKREILEDNSNDNTHFGADSSQADSSFKDNHSSTSGDTSSSTFHESPTTTAAATSTTTPDGDPTTTTPTSSSSGKARKKRKYKSKPPKPKRQKPGQVHITTALDGTVLFCCPECHMAYPEKECLEQHLAVHKIERRFICDICGAGLKRKEHLERHKLGHNPERPYICSVCMKGFKRKEHLNLHFVIHSGVKTEICGDCGKGFYRKDHLRKHIRSHMSKRLKEETNGSGSVSRSTNNNINSSSNSNHNDSNVVSTTTGPLLPAGIPPGLTITSTSTNHHHQSQQQQQQQQHHQHPPQPSALTQGICLPQGVTIHVPTADNQTLPVQISLQPQLMTQSNGATLLGQ, from the exons GTCCTGGGCCTGGTGTCCGGCAGCGACGGTGGCATGCAGTTCCTACGGCCGATGGATGGCAGCGCGATGGCGGCCGCGACGGccttccagcagcagcaacaggccGCCGCGGCAGCCGCCGGATTTTCG CAAACAACCCCTGCCTACATCACCCTCCCAATCACGATGCCGGGCGCGAAACCGGGCGACGCCCAGCAGACGGTACAAATCCAGGTGCTCAATCCGAACCCGATGCCGGCGCCGACTCAGCAAGCGGCCACGCCCAAGTTCCAGATGGGCCAGATGCAGATCCCGATCCAGGGTTTCCAGCAGGGCACCACCGTACTGACCGTGGCCTACAGTCCCCAGGAGGAGGAACTGATGCAAAACCACAACCTTCCGGAGGGCATGACGATAGTGGCCGCGCTCCAACCGCAGGACCTCCAACTCATTGCCCAAGCCCAAAACACCTCGCTTCTTCAGCAAcaccagcaacagcaacaacaacaacagcagcatcagcatcagcaacaGCTGCAAAATCACGAACAAACGATCAAAGTCGAGGGCGATCTGCCGCCAGCGCTCCGGCAAATCAAACAGGAAGCAGGTTGGAGTCACATCCCCAACCTGGCGGCGACGCAGGCCTTCGGCACGGACATAGCGGAGTTTCTTCAGCAACGAGGGCAAAGCTTAAACGTGCAACCATTTCTTAAGCTCAGCaatctcaacaacaacaacaacaacggaaGTAGCGATCACCATGTACCTTTGGCCCACGGGGACCACTTGATCGGCGGTTCGATACCCAACACGCCGGGTAGCACCTTCATCAAGCGGGAAATCCTCGAGGACAACTCCAACGACAATACGCACTTTGGTGCGGACAGCAGTCAGGCGGACAGCAGCTTCAAGGACAACCACAGCAGCACCAGTGGcgacaccagcagcagcaccttCCACGAGTCCCCAACAACCACGGCGGCCGCCACCTCGACGACGACCCCCGACGGAGAtcccacgacgacgacgccaaCGTCGTCGTCATCGGGCAAGGCGCGCAAAAAGCGAAAGTACAAATCGAAACCCCCGAAACCGAAGCGCCAGAAGCCGGGCCAGGTGCACATCACGACGGCCCTCGACGGGACGGTGCTGTTTTGCTGTCCCGAGTGCCACATGGCGTACCCGGAGAAGGAGTGCCTCGAGCAGCATCTGGCGGTGCACAAGATCGAGCGGAGGTTCATCTGCGACATTTGCGGCGCCGGCTTGAAGCGGAAGGAGCATCTTG AACGACACAAACTCGGACATAATCCGGAGCGGCCTTACATCTGCAGCGTTTGCATGAAGGGTTTCAAGCGGAAGGAGCACCTGAACCTGCATTTTGTCATCCACAGCGGCGTGAAAACGGAG ATCTGTGGCGACTGTGGCAAGGGATTCTACCGGAAAGACCACCTCCGGAAGCACATTCGCTCCCACATGTCGAAGCGGTTAAAGGAGGAGACCAACGGTTCCGGCTCCGTTTCTCGCAgcaccaacaacaacatcaactcCAGCAGCAATAGTAACCACAACGACAGCAACGTGGTCTCGACGACGACGGGTCCGTTGCTGCCGGCCGGAATCCCACCCGGGTTGACCATAACCAGTACGAGTACAAACCATCACCACCAgtcgcaacagcagcagcagcagcagcagcatcaccaGCATCCGCCTCAGCCTTCCGCCCTGACGCAGGGCATCTGTTTGCCACAGGGCGTTACGATACAC GTTCCCACGGCGGACAACCAAACCCTGCCGGTGCAGATATCGCTACAGCCCCAGTTGATGACCCAGTCAAACGGAGCAACGCTTCTTGGGCAGTAG
- the LOC6032206 gene encoding transcriptional regulator ovo isoform X1, which yields MQNNRMDDNENYLEYPKMNFTQFSSPFGGALAANQFAAAKFPPNLATANGQVLGLVSGSDGGMQFLRPMDGSAMAAATAFQQQQQAAAAAAGFSQTTPAYITLPITMPGAKPGDAQQTVQIQVLNPNPMPAPTQQAATPKFQMGQMQIPIQGFQQGTTVLTVAYSPQEEELMQNHNLPEGMTIVAALQPQDLQLIAQAQNTSLLQQHQQQQQQQQQHQHQQQLQNHEQTIKVEGDLPPALRQIKQEAGWSHIPNLAATQAFGTDIAEFLQQRGQSLNVQPFLKLSNLNNNNNNGSSDHHVPLAHGDHLIGGSIPNTPGSTFIKREILEDNSNDNTHFGADSSQADSSFKDNHSSTSGDTSSSTFHESPTTTAAATSTTTPDGDPTTTTPTSSSSGKARKKRKYKSKPPKPKRQKPGQVHITTALDGTVLFCCPECHMAYPEKECLEQHLAVHKIERRFICDICGAGLKRKEHLERHKLGHNPERPYICSVCMKGFKRKEHLNLHFVIHSGVKTEICGDCGKGFYRKDHLRKHIRSHMSKRLKEETNGSGSVSRSTNNNINSSSNSNHNDSNVVSTTTGPLLPAGIPPGLTITSTSTNHHHQSQQQQQQQQHHQHPPQPSALTQGICLPQGVTIHVPTADNQTLPVQISLQPQLMTQSNGATLLGQ from the exons GTCCTGGGCCTGGTGTCCGGCAGCGACGGTGGCATGCAGTTCCTACGGCCGATGGATGGCAGCGCGATGGCGGCCGCGACGGccttccagcagcagcaacaggccGCCGCGGCAGCCGCCGGATTTTCG CAAACAACCCCTGCCTACATCACCCTCCCAATCACGATGCCGGGCGCGAAACCGGGCGACGCCCAGCAGACGGTACAAATCCAGGTGCTCAATCCGAACCCGATGCCGGCGCCGACTCAGCAAGCGGCCACGCCCAAGTTCCAGATGGGCCAGATGCAGATCCCGATCCAGGGTTTCCAGCAGGGCACCACCGTACTGACCGTGGCCTACAGTCCCCAGGAGGAGGAACTGATGCAAAACCACAACCTTCCGGAGGGCATGACGATAGTGGCCGCGCTCCAACCGCAGGACCTCCAACTCATTGCCCAAGCCCAAAACACCTCGCTTCTTCAGCAAcaccagcaacagcaacaacaacaacagcagcatcagcatcagcaacaGCTGCAAAATCACGAACAAACGATCAAAGTCGAGGGCGATCTGCCGCCAGCGCTCCGGCAAATCAAACAGGAAGCAGGTTGGAGTCACATCCCCAACCTGGCGGCGACGCAGGCCTTCGGCACGGACATAGCGGAGTTTCTTCAGCAACGAGGGCAAAGCTTAAACGTGCAACCATTTCTTAAGCTCAGCaatctcaacaacaacaacaacaacggaaGTAGCGATCACCATGTACCTTTGGCCCACGGGGACCACTTGATCGGCGGTTCGATACCCAACACGCCGGGTAGCACCTTCATCAAGCGGGAAATCCTCGAGGACAACTCCAACGACAATACGCACTTTGGTGCGGACAGCAGTCAGGCGGACAGCAGCTTCAAGGACAACCACAGCAGCACCAGTGGcgacaccagcagcagcaccttCCACGAGTCCCCAACAACCACGGCGGCCGCCACCTCGACGACGACCCCCGACGGAGAtcccacgacgacgacgccaaCGTCGTCGTCATCGGGCAAGGCGCGCAAAAAGCGAAAGTACAAATCGAAACCCCCGAAACCGAAGCGCCAGAAGCCGGGCCAGGTGCACATCACGACGGCCCTCGACGGGACGGTGCTGTTTTGCTGTCCCGAGTGCCACATGGCGTACCCGGAGAAGGAGTGCCTCGAGCAGCATCTGGCGGTGCACAAGATCGAGCGGAGGTTCATCTGCGACATTTGCGGCGCCGGCTTGAAGCGGAAGGAGCATCTTG AACGACACAAACTCGGACATAATCCGGAGCGGCCTTACATCTGCAGCGTTTGCATGAAGGGTTTCAAGCGGAAGGAGCACCTGAACCTGCATTTTGTCATCCACAGCGGCGTGAAAACGGAG ATCTGTGGCGACTGTGGCAAGGGATTCTACCGGAAAGACCACCTCCGGAAGCACATTCGCTCCCACATGTCGAAGCGGTTAAAGGAGGAGACCAACGGTTCCGGCTCCGTTTCTCGCAgcaccaacaacaacatcaactcCAGCAGCAATAGTAACCACAACGACAGCAACGTGGTCTCGACGACGACGGGTCCGTTGCTGCCGGCCGGAATCCCACCCGGGTTGACCATAACCAGTACGAGTACAAACCATCACCACCAgtcgcaacagcagcagcagcagcagcagcatcaccaGCATCCGCCTCAGCCTTCCGCCCTGACGCAGGGCATCTGTTTGCCACAGGGCGTTACGATACAC GTTCCCACGGCGGACAACCAAACCCTGCCGGTGCAGATATCGCTACAGCCCCAGTTGATGACCCAGTCAAACGGAGCAACGCTTCTTGGGCAGTAG